tcttGACCCTCACAGCAATTGAATATAGCTATGTTAGCATGGCTTTAGGCCTATATAGCATGTAGGCTATAGCTGATACTATTAAGGAGAAAAGGCTTAGTTTATATTATTTGCCATATCTAAGTTTAGCAATTATGATATATCCTCCTAAAATTTGCATGTATTTGCAGGTGTTGGCATTGGTGCTGGCTTTCTCTGTTTGTTTCTTCTTGGTTATAAGCTGTACCAATGCAtacagaaaaagagagaaaaacttCATAAAGAAAAGCTGTTCAAGCAAAATGGTGGCTACTTGCTACAAGAGAAGGTCTCATCTTATACAAATGGACAAAGGACAAAGCTTTTTACCGAGGAGGAGCTGAAGAGAGCAACAGATAACTACAACCAGAGTAGGTTCCTTGGTCAAGGTGGCTTTGGCACGGTCTACAAAGGAATGTTACCGGACGGAACCATAGTCGCCGTTAAGAGATCAAAAGAGATGGAAAGGAACCAGATACAGACTTTTGTCAATGAAGTTGTGATTCTATCACAGATTAACCACAGGAACATTGTTAAACTCTTGGGGTGTTGTCTTGAGACAGAAGCACCATTACTTGTCTATGAATTTATTCCAAATGGAACACTTTCTGACCATATTCATGTGAAAGAGGACGAGTCATCATCGCTTTCATGGGATGGCCGCCTTCAAATTGCTTGTGAGGTAGCTGGAGCAGTGGCCTATATGCATTCTGCAGCTTCTGTTCCTATCTTCCATAGAGACATCAAACCTTCAAACATACTCCTAGACAGCAACTACAGTGCTAAAGTTTCTGATTTTGGAACATCTAAATCACTTCCATTGGATAATACTCACTTGACAACTGCAGTAAGAGGAACTTTTGGGTACATAGATCCTGAGTATTTTCAGTCCAATCAATATACAGATAGAAGTGATGTGTATAGTTTCGGAGTTGTGCTTGTTGAGCTCATAACTGGGAGGAAACCACTTTCATTGTTACAAGATGAGGGTCAGCATCTGATAGCAGAATTCATTTCTCTGATGAAGGAGAACCAGCTTTCTGAAATTCTGGATGCCAAAGTGCTCAAGGAAGCAAGGGAAGATCACATTCTTGCCATTGCAAATCTTGCAATGAGATGCTTGAGACTCAGTGGGAAGAAAAGACCAACCATGAAAGAAGTTTCAGCAGAACTAGAAGCATTGAGAACAGCAAAGAGTTCCGTACTTATCGACCTTGACCACATCTCGCCTGAAGATGGTGGATCACCTAGCCACACCACCAGGGGACCAATTCAAGAATCTGGAGAGGAAAGCATTTTGGTATCCCTACAAATGGAGTCCACATCCTTCTAAGATGCCTGATTGACACCCCAGATATTTGTTCATGAAAATGTTGGCAAAATTATAGAGGAAACCCTTCAATTGTTGTATATATATTTGGTTATGAcagaattttttttcaaatttttttagcaAGGCTAGAGACTCGGCTTATCACATATGTTGTTAAAATATTAGAACTGCTCCTATCACATTTGGTACATAATTCTAGAAAGTATATTCTGATAAATTTTCTGGCTATGAAGCAGTTTCCATTCTCTTTTCCTCTCATTGGTAAATTTTAAGCATTTGAAGCTTAGGAAGCCCTGagaatttcaattaaaattagaaaaacaacATTCACTTAGCATAAGGTCCACATGATCCCCtacatttttacaaattactgatcTACAATATGGAACATTCCTCTACAACCTTTTTCTACAGCTAACAGCATAAATTAAACAAGGTTATCCACATCAAACACTTATTTATTGGTGTTTGTTATAAGCTGGAACGGTTATCATCAGATATGGTCTCTTCAGAAGATGTGTCACTATCAATAATGATTAAGGCATCTGATTTCTTGACATGTTGCTCCAATGGCTTATTCACTTTCATCATCCCAAATCTTCTTCTTGAATAGGTTGCACAGTGAGAAGAACCATTTTGATTTGACATTTGTGGCTCAGTTGTTCCCAAACCACTCAACCTATTTTGAGGCACAAAGCTAGACTTCCCGGCATCCAAGCCATGCTCCGGATGAGAACTCAAAGAAACGGCTGTGGCCGGAGCCAGGTTCGGCTCAACTGACTTTAAAGGAGGAGCGAAAATTGCTTCTCTCAGCCAGTGAGGCAAATTACTGTTTCCTGTGGAAAAGTTAAAGGGAAAATCATTTGAATAAGAATTTTCTCTGGGAAGACTCAAGCTCCCAGGAAAAGATCCCCATTCATAATTATCTGCACTTTTGTTGTAAGAGGCCTTCCTAGAATGAAAGCCCGGCCTATGATTCCGTCCGGTGGTGTTACCATGAGAATTTAACCGAGCACGGGATTTCTTTAGGGTATTACTGTCCCTGTAAGAAAACATATCTTCCGGCGAAAGCTTAGTATTGTCTATTGCACTTTCTCTCCAAAAACTTGCTTTAGGATCTAAGCAGAAGTTTCCTTCCAATGATGCGGCTTTTGGATACATGAACTGTGGAAAAGCAACAtcattcaaaacttttaattGTTCATCCTCCCAACGATCAGCAAGGTCCTTTGCTAACCTTAACGGCGAAAACCTCAGTCTTGGATCCCTTAGCATGGCGTCCCAATTCCCCTTACCATGTCTCCTCACACCAATCCAGAGATAATCCAGCTCCTCTTCAGACCACATGGTTGGGTGTGGCATCAAGTTATCTTGAAAAATGCCCCTTTCATTCAAAGATCTTGCTCTGCTTACAATGCTCTCAAGCATCATTTTGTGTCGGCGATGCCACGGTTTTCGGCTTGCTGAATATTCAGATAACATGTCTTGTACAGAACCTTTGGTTTCACTCGATGAATTTGGCAAAGGCAATAGTGACAAGCAAGTAATGGAATCACAACCTCCAATGTTAGGCTCAACAGGTAAAGACAAACCCAAAGAAAGTGAAACTGTTGGCACAGGTTCCGATCGAATAATTTTACTTTGTTGAACATTCATTCTTTTGCTAGACATCATGCTACCAGTTGACTGAGGTTGAGCAATGATTGAGCAAACATCACTGGATGTTCCTTCTGGAATCATCTGTATATTCAAGAAAACAAGAACTAAGTTTATGGTTTAACTAACATATGCCCTAAGGGCACATGATAAAATTATCAATTAAGAAAGCTTTTATAGAAAACAATGCAAAATTTAAATTCTCAATGCATTTGTTGTGCATTTATTAAAGTAAACTATTTAAAACTTTCTATTACTAGCAACATTAACTTGTGCCTGAACCCATAATAAATATCAATCAATGGCAACACTATCATTTGAATGAAACAACATACAATTACTTTTGTGTAAACTCAATCTTATTTACATTCATAGAGAAGCAAAGGCATTTATTTCTACCTGTGTATCTTTGACATTTAACAATTCCAATGGAGAAATTTGATCTTCCACAGTGGCAGAACTACTGCTTATAGAGGCCAATTTGTCTGCAGGAGTTGTCATCTTCAAATTTACAGGATGTTTGCCAACACCCAAGTTTAAATCAACTATGTTCTCGTCTGTATCGCATAAAATATGCTATGTGAGCTCTTCTAGGCAAATTGAAAGAAATGCAGGTTAAGCTTTTTTTTCCTGACAAATGTTGATCATCAATAACTACATGTTTAGCACTAACTGAGAAAATGTACCTGAAGAGTCAACAAGCAGGTCAAATTCACGgagtcctccggttttttccgcATCATCACATGTACCATTTCGCATGGCCTCTCTTACAGATGGCTCGGACTCTAGTTCCTGATCAGCAGTTGTGGTTGGGCAGGGATCACTAGAATCAACATTGATAGAAACTCCTTCACAATCCTTATGCATATGTTCAGCATCCTTTTGAATTAGGCAACTCTGGCCTGGTTCTATTGCAATGGTACCGGTTTTGTCTATGTCCTCGCCATGATGCAGTTGCTCCCCAAAATGTGTCACACTGTTACAATGAACAcattaatattctatttttttatctgCCACAACTAATGTTTTTCTAATGGATTTCATAATGGAAAAATGTGGGCTGCATTGACTTGTATGGAAATATACCATGTTGCGGAAACAACTCCCGAAGTGTCCGGATGGGGTGCATTTTCTGCCtgtcataaaataaaaaactagtgTGATTCATATCAGGCCTATATAATTAACTGTTTTACCGATAGACAAGCAAAACACAAATTGTCATGAACTCGTCATTGATTCAACAGTTGAGCAGATTTCATATTCAAGATTGTCAGCTTCGTTGCCTAATATTTTAGAGATCTCTTCAATCTGCCTAGTGTGTAACTCTGATGTCCTCAGAGCTATCTACCATTTTGACTGATTTCCTTGCCACTACATTACTACATCCCTtcgaaagcatgaaaagttttaGATGAGGATTTGGAATACTATATTGAAGAGTGATAAAGAATTATTAATTTGGATCGAATTACAGGATCATTGTAGTTAAAATTCAAAGATAGAAATTATATATAGAACACAAACCCAACGATAAAAAATACTTAACTAATGTTTCCTTTGACAACATTCGACACTAGAACTACATGCTCCCCAATAATATAAAGTAGCCAAAGAACTTGTTAACACAACAGCTTAAACCTCATTTTCAAAGTAATAATGTGTGTAAAACTTTAGATAACATCCTATCATCCCCATGCTTCGTTGCATTGATCAGTTAATACATAAATCAGCTAAGGGGAAAAAGGAATTCTTAGATAATAGTTCGAAAATTACTACAAAACAAGCTTGTAGGTTCTATGAACTAGAATCCTCCTAAAACAGTTGGCTATCATAAAATTTGCAAGTCCACAGCATTAAGATTTTTATATTAACAAATCAAAAGTTTAAGAAAATCACCAGAAAGCCATACTTTTTCTCTAGCTTGATTAAGCACCCCTCTTTCTGAAAGCTCAACTGATTGATTAAGGTCAGCCAGAAAAACCGTAGAGCAGCTTTTAGAGGATGCTTCATTTTGGATTTGATTCAACAGCTTCCCTCTTTCCAAATGATCCACTGATTGATTAAGGTCTGGTACTTTATCTACAGGACATTCCTCACAAGATGATTCATTGGTAGAACTAGCACTGGCATTAACATCAACAAGCATGCTCCACTTGGCTAGTGCTGATATATTTTCCTTCCCGTGCAATAATTCGCTTTGTCCATCAGTTGCATCtgaatctctttttcttttatggcATCGATTGAAGGTAATTAATGGGGTGCCCAACTTAGTCTTTATAACCTTACGTCGAGATGGGTTAATGAAACCATCTTTTAACTGTGAATCAGTAAATTCTTCTATTGACTTATTCAATACAGAAGATTCATTGCCTTTTGGAGAGCTGCATTCCCTTGTAATGCATGCCTCTGAGCCAActaaattcaaaccattcccggCATCCAATTTAACTGAAGGGGAAGTGCATTGTATATTTGGACAATTGCTAAATTCATTCTTAGAGATTTCAGTGGCACAGGAATCTCCAAGAGGACCAGAAGCATTCTTTGAAGCCTTTTCTGCGTGTACAGCAAGTAATTCACCAGCATCCCTTGCCGTCTCTGAGGTATCCTCGCATTGATGCCTTGATGAAAATGATTTAGACCTAGTAACCATTACTTCTGTTGCATCACAATTTCCTTGCTCTCCGGACCTAAGGCTGTCAGGTTTGCGAACCGGGAGCCATGATGAACAACCTCGCTGcttggcaagaaaataaagtgtAATAAATAAACATATGTTTCACATTTTACAGTCATAGAAATGTATATCAATGCACTTATTTAgtataaatacaataataaagaTAAATGCTACATGTAAAAATCAAAGCATTCAGATTTTCAGAAGTTTCATTTGAGAAAATCTCACCATCCGTTTCTCTTCATTCTTTTCCGTTGCCTTCTCAGCAGTTTGCTTGTCATGTTTATCTTGTGCAGATAAAGAATAATTATGGGCATCTTCAGAAGATGATTGTCGCTTTCTTTTGTATGTTAGGAAAACTTTGCGGCCGAACATTTATACCTATGTGAATACAGCTTCTACAATTCTTGATGCTATGCTTCGAAGTACTAATGTCAAAATTTCAGTTAGGTTACAATGTGCATGATGGTTGGCTAAGCTGGGAATCTAAAATGAGCACTGAAAAAAGGGTACAAAGAcaaagttaaaacttaaaagggaTACGCTAAAATGACAGATAAGGAAAAGCATAAAAGTGTTAAACGAATAGAACATTATGAATATGAGGAAACTCTAGAATTCAACAACTCTCGACAAGTTCCTTCTTCAAGAGCAACCACAAATTCCAGAAGAAACTTGCCGAACTTCGACCGAATTCAATATTTGGCCCAATAAGAAAAAGGATTCTCTTTTTCCCCATTTCAATGGTCATACTCTCTTAACCATAAAGCATGAAAATTTTCTCTCATATAACACATTAAGCCATGCAAAATCCATTGAATGGATTTGTAAATGAACAAGGTCCTTTCTTTTCATGAGAAAAAACACAGAAACACTATTCTAGAAAGCATTATCCTAGCCTCAACTCTACCAAATCACCATAATCAACACTTCATTATTTCAAAAGAATATTCATAAATGCTCCATTTTTTGGCTGGAGCATAACACATAAATTGAAACCTGAGAAATTTCAGACATAAACCCCGCCATATTTTCCCtctaaacacattaaaaaatagacaaaagaaaattaaaaagttgaGTTCTTGCAGTTAGACCCAGCACGAGAACAAGTTCACTTACACTGCAGAATCATGAGCTTTCAAGTTCATCCTCAATCAGccattttcctttattttcacaACACCCCAGAAGAAAAATTGTAAATTTCTGCAGTTAGcaaccaaaaaattttaaaaagaatcaaTCTTTAGCAAATACCAAATAGTGAACACTCcagaaaaagaaaatcaataaacaataaaaaagagAAGCTATGAGTATAAAaacaaaaccaaaagaaaaagtaaagcaaaacaagaagaagaagcagaagcagcTTACAAAAGATGAAAGGAGAAACAGAGGTGAGAGGAGTGAAAGCAAAAACCTTTTCCAATGTTTGTGTCtcttgtctctctctctctctgcgtgCGTGTCTTTACTCTCTAGTACTTTCACAATTACGTAGTTCCACAAGTGGACTctgtaaattttctttttctcttttagtaACGAAATaatcttacaaaaaaaaaataaaaataaatttctgCTTGACTTTAAATAAACAATATATTCTGTTTTAGATTTTTTCTGATATCATCTGAACCATTCATTAAATACTATTGAGTATTGACAATCaattgccaaaaaaaaaaagagttaaaaacaCTTTGAAATGTCTATTTATTTCAAGCGATGTGACACTTatcgaatttttttaaataaataatttaaatattttatttacagatataaatcatttataatttatttaccaATTTAAAGTTGTTCATACCAAATAAGTAAGGTTTGCCCTTATACAtggaggctaattttttttatatgagattGGCATATGAGTTATGCTGAGTTATGATGTAATAAGGGATATATACTTTTGTAAtagtgtttaattttttattttagtaggaAGAAATCAGACAGTCcaattccattgtagagagagagacacaaatcggaccgttcgATTTGTGTGACATACTGAAATCGGACTCAAAATTTTCTGTATCGTCTGCCATGTGGAGCTTGTACTCAAACTGGACCCAAGAGTTTCTGTACTCGATCTGTCCGATTGCAGTACCTCCAATTGGACGATATGATTTGTCTTGCACAGTTCTCATACTCTGGTGAAACACCATATATCTCCATAACCCTATTATACACCAACCCTCTatccatattaaaattaaaaagttcatATATAAAAGTCGTTTATTGCGTGATTTATGTCACTTTCACACTCTCTTTAGcttcctttttcctttctttagaCATTTCTCTTAATATTTTTGAGGTACTCAGACATTATAGCACAAACAAATATACGGGATAATGACATCAACCATCTAAATACGACATGACATATTATTGGAGCGATCGACTTTTTAAACTAGTGTTGTATAGTTATACTTAGGATACTTTTATAGATTTGgtatttattatatatgattaaaGTATATGTTATTTAGTAACATAAAAAAAGGTTAGTTGTCATATTATTTAGTATTCTTTAGATGGTGCAATATATTATTAgtaaatgttaattaattaatttaatttaatttaattgataaatatttattatgctttgtatttttttaatttgaatttttatatttttaattttaattttaaacatacTAAGTAACTTGTTTTACTGAATATTTATTGTAATGTTGttggataaattttttaaatgtttgATTTATAAAGTTAATTATTCTTAATGTATTTATGGACTTACGGTATTTAGCTTAATTCTAAATTCAATTAGATTATGAAGTGTGAAATAATTGcttattataattttatctttttatttcgaaatttaaattttttttattttggatttcaAATATGTCCTATATCAAAtagattttttattgaaattttttatattttaacagagGTCTCGCATACTACTCCCTAGATGAGTTAGCCACACTCTCGCACCATCAAACATCATTCTCCCTTACTTGAGGGATGTTGGGTTTGGCGATACATTGCAGctcaggaattttgtgttgaCAACCCCTTGATTACTGCATTCGTGGAGGATGAGAGATAGAATGACACTACAAATGAAGTTGTTGTCCAATTGTCGATGGTATTAAGACATAGTGGGAGCTAAACAGGTGTGCGGACTGCCGAAAGTTACACACTTC
The sequence above is drawn from the Arachis hypogaea cultivar Tifrunner chromosome 4, arahy.Tifrunner.gnm2.J5K5, whole genome shotgun sequence genome and encodes:
- the LOC112797537 gene encoding uncharacterized protein, with translation MFGRKVFLTYKRKRQSSSEDAHNYSLSAQDKHDKQTAEKATEKNEEKRMRGCSSWLPVRKPDSLRSGEQGNCDATEVMVTRSKSFSSRHQCEDTSETARDAGELLAVHAEKASKNASGPLGDSCATEISKNEFSNCPNIQCTSPSVKLDAGNGLNLVGSEACITRECSSPKGNESSVLNKSIEEFTDSQLKDGFINPSRRKVIKTKLGTPLITFNRCHKRKRDSDATDGQSELLHGKENISALAKWSMLVDVNASASSTNESSCEECPVDKVPDLNQSVDHLERGKLLNQIQNEASSKSCSTVFLADLNQSVELSERGVLNQAREKAENAPHPDTSGVVSATCVTHFGEQLHHGEDIDKTGTIAIEPGQSCLIQKDAEHMHKDCEGVSINVDSSDPCPTTTADQELESEPSVREAMRNGTCDDAEKTGGLREFDLLVDSSDENIVDLNLGVGKHPVNLKMTTPADKLASISSSSATVEDQISPLELLNVKDTQMIPEGTSSDVCSIIAQPQSTGSMMSSKRMNVQQSKIIRSEPVPTVSLSLGLSLPVEPNIGGCDSITCLSLLPLPNSSSETKGSVQDMLSEYSASRKPWHRRHKMMLESIVSRARSLNERGIFQDNLMPHPTMWSEEELDYLWIGVRRHGKGNWDAMLRDPRLRFSPLRLAKDLADRWEDEQLKVLNDVAFPQFMYPKAASLEGNFCLDPKASFWRESAIDNTKLSPEDMFSYRDSNTLKKSRARLNSHGNTTGRNHRPGFHSRKASYNKSADNYEWGSFPGSLSLPRENSYSNDFPFNFSTGNSNLPHWLREAIFAPPLKSVEPNLAPATAVSLSSHPEHGLDAGKSSFVPQNRLSGLGTTEPQMSNQNGSSHCATYSRRRFGMMKVNKPLEQHVKKSDALIIIDSDTSSEETISDDNRSSL